Proteins co-encoded in one Vampirovibrio chlorellavorus genomic window:
- a CDS encoding GIY-YIG nuclease family protein: MADSGFYTYLLKCADDTLYCGWTINPQQRLAQHNAGKGAKYTRVRLPVQLVAQWRFDSRAEAMRYEARIKRLSRKQKLALIQSQLEDSVSELL; encoded by the coding sequence ATGGCAGATTCCGGATTTTATACGTACTTGCTGAAATGCGCGGATGACACGCTCTATTGCGGGTGGACGATCAATCCACAGCAACGGCTGGCCCAGCACAACGCGGGGAAAGGGGCCAAATACACCCGGGTGCGCTTGCCGGTGCAACTGGTGGCCCAGTGGCGGTTTGACTCCAGGGCGGAAGCCATGCGTTATGAGGCCCGGATCAAGCGGTTATCTCGCAAGCAAAAGCTGGCCCTGATTCAGAGCCAGCTTGAGGACAGCGTGTCGGAGTTGCTTTAA
- a CDS encoding S8 family serine peptidase has protein sequence MASNGLNLWANPNGAVSGTYPNPWGGSSPKTSAYGSQPSIEDIFPFGGNPLLSEGSAGQAGALAQLLQSLLGNAEGLPFQPPQASAKNRGSAVIVEVGYTGDGKADEHAQSVMEVYRRYNPNGAAALEGINDTAQDGPASTRAKSAPAAPKLNSQQALDELIDTGATDALNVFSREIDQVVRDGKGTVINGSLGFSRNELYIDTLHALQANPALAQYVGLKPSDIQNLDVNKDGVTTVTEPVANAISTYVDNRLDAPDSAFQQARARYQASTRNAAQSGVAVVVAAGNEHALNEVFPRATPGGDTNFLAQSADVISVAASDDQNTPQLQDDTIGSFSSWGDGAYNPTIATDGVGVETQFGPQDGTSFAAPKVAAIIARMQQQNPNLSVAQLKAILQQTAVDTQADPLAEGAGILNPEAALYASAPSPFPMAAGYY, from the coding sequence ATGGCAAGTAATGGGCTGAACCTCTGGGCAAACCCGAATGGGGCCGTAAGCGGAACCTATCCCAATCCCTGGGGAGGGTCCTCTCCAAAGACATCGGCGTACGGCTCACAGCCTTCCATTGAGGATATATTTCCCTTTGGCGGGAATCCGCTACTCAGCGAGGGATCCGCAGGGCAAGCCGGAGCGTTGGCGCAACTGCTGCAAAGCCTGCTGGGCAACGCGGAAGGGTTGCCTTTCCAGCCCCCCCAGGCCTCCGCCAAAAACCGGGGCAGTGCCGTCATTGTGGAGGTGGGCTACACCGGAGACGGCAAAGCGGATGAGCATGCCCAATCCGTGATGGAAGTTTATCGTCGGTACAACCCGAACGGGGCAGCGGCTCTGGAAGGCATTAATGACACCGCTCAGGACGGCCCGGCCAGCACCCGGGCAAAATCGGCCCCAGCGGCTCCCAAGCTCAATAGCCAGCAAGCGCTGGATGAATTGATCGACACAGGGGCCACGGACGCCCTTAACGTGTTCAGCCGGGAAATCGATCAAGTGGTGCGTGACGGCAAGGGCACGGTGATTAACGGCTCTCTGGGCTTCTCTCGCAATGAGCTGTATATCGATACCCTGCATGCCCTTCAGGCCAACCCCGCCCTGGCCCAATACGTGGGACTCAAACCCAGCGACATTCAAAATCTGGACGTGAATAAAGATGGGGTGACCACGGTTACGGAGCCCGTGGCCAACGCCATCAGCACCTATGTGGACAATCGGCTGGACGCGCCCGACTCCGCATTCCAGCAAGCCCGGGCCCGCTATCAGGCCAGCACCCGCAATGCGGCTCAAAGCGGCGTCGCCGTGGTGGTGGCCGCTGGCAACGAACATGCGCTGAACGAGGTGTTCCCCAGAGCCACACCGGGTGGAGACACCAACTTTCTGGCCCAAAGCGCCGATGTTATCTCGGTAGCCGCATCGGATGATCAGAATACGCCCCAATTGCAGGATGATACCATTGGCAGCTTCTCCTCGTGGGGAGATGGCGCCTACAACCCCACCATCGCCACCGATGGCGTGGGGGTGGAAACCCAATTTGGCCCGCAGGACGGTACCTCCTTTGCCGCACCCAAAGTGGCGGCTATTATCGCGCGAATGCAGCAGCAAAACCCCAATTTAAGCGTGGCCCAACTTAAGGCCATTTTGCAGCAAACCGCCGTGGACACCCAGGCCGATCCCTTGGCGGAAGGGGCGGGCATTTTAAATCCCGAAGCCGCCTTGTATGCCAGCGCGCCAAGCCCATTCCCCATGGCTGCCGGGTACTACTAA
- the smc gene encoding chromosome segregation protein SMC gives MHIHQIVIDNFKSFAEKTVIPFEDGFTTVSGPNGSGKSNIIDSILFCLGLSTSRTMRAEKLSDLINNLSKRKEAIVTITFRKSAEDMAKAAIQIPLELSGTDGSEQSPSEETAIEDAEPLPVSESQDLTGVKEISLTDLGPNSEFVQITRRIRGNASGYTSTYYMNGKPTTLTDIHDYLGQFNVSPGTYNVMMQGDVAGIVNMSPMERRKIIDEIAGVAEFDRKIEQAQRELEATGANIERNTILLNEINLRLEQLGTERDHALKYQKLRDEKNRYEGMLLAAKYLDIQKAISATHQNLVDARKQKESAQQLIHQLVADIQVTHAQLLDLSSQVKKKGEDQQIALKKQIEGLKGHIARKEDAIKNIEEKTADNQRRAEQAQSEIQRMQEKSNDLDEAIKGFNYQYKELQALYNDEAKEAQKLEQQFDALTGSSSELSVKRSGIRQQLTEAEDVVSRLNRDKLDLEAEIKRNQYEMDIRLRSNQEGADKLVVLNGRHANLSRDVKIFGDEKEAFEAQLNQLQRDYGQAKVNLNQTQAKYHEFHREYVQLEARQRAFEEVNFTRAVDTVLKSGMSGVHGTVAQLGDVNQEYALAMEIALGGRIQNIVVDDEQVASEGIRLLQESRAGRATFLPLSKIQNFRGLPPLPRDPGVIDYAVNLIEFDHQYEDVFSYALGDTLIVEDALAARKLLRKYRMVTLDGSLMEKSGAMTGGSQSNRGRSGNYFGGSNVEQELQTLAKRLERAEMEKETHQKQLTQLELKMETVKADYTALMQQYSRASAGLDEVNAQLEEIRKLQESAVDVSDLNAEIERLTKEIQALEANLAQRQSTVQTLQGELDAIESQLPSEQIDELRERMKEVKFQMEYYDSQMRNAQTDIKSKEMEKNFQQVGIQDSKKRIEEFTQHSATMVKEKAAAIEEIQLTVRQINELEAQTTELDEELKKLQDERDQVQALLIEQEKQKNIQERNVQQLDEQMLAFQARKRELEPQLQLVRNQLKLAEIDADTIQADQLPSGEEVTQNIARLSKKMESMEPVNMLAIEEFDRVNGRRNELAEKIETLNQERETIQVKIASYHELKRVSFMKAYESVDANFRSIFAELSDGSGELMLTNPDSPFEGGLTIHAQPRGKKMLRIEGLSGGEKSLTSLAFVFAIQRYMPAPFYALDEVDQNLDGINAEKLAHMVNREARRAQFIVVSLRKPMIECSERTIGVTQRQNGITKVTGIKHRPDEAPASSGTEGDQAIAAAS, from the coding sequence ATGCACATCCACCAAATCGTCATTGACAACTTCAAGTCCTTCGCCGAAAAGACGGTAATCCCCTTTGAGGATGGCTTTACCACGGTTTCCGGGCCCAACGGCTCCGGCAAAAGTAACATCATTGATAGCATTCTGTTTTGCCTGGGACTCTCCACCTCTCGCACCATGCGGGCCGAGAAACTATCGGATCTCATCAACAACCTCTCCAAGCGCAAAGAGGCCATTGTCACCATCACCTTCCGAAAAAGCGCCGAGGACATGGCCAAAGCGGCCATCCAGATACCTTTGGAACTCTCTGGCACCGATGGATCGGAACAGAGTCCATCTGAAGAAACGGCCATCGAGGACGCGGAACCTTTGCCGGTATCCGAATCCCAGGATCTGACCGGGGTGAAGGAAATTTCGCTGACTGATTTAGGCCCCAATAGCGAATTCGTGCAAATCACCCGTCGCATTCGGGGGAACGCCAGCGGCTATACCAGCACCTACTACATGAACGGAAAGCCCACCACCCTGACCGATATCCACGATTATCTGGGGCAGTTCAACGTCTCTCCGGGCACTTACAACGTGATGATGCAGGGCGATGTGGCGGGCATTGTCAACATGTCGCCCATGGAGCGGCGCAAGATTATCGATGAAATCGCTGGGGTGGCCGAGTTTGACCGCAAAATCGAACAGGCCCAGCGGGAACTGGAAGCCACCGGGGCCAACATCGAGCGCAACACCATTTTGCTCAATGAAATTAACCTGCGACTGGAACAACTGGGCACGGAGCGGGATCATGCCCTGAAATACCAAAAATTGCGGGATGAAAAAAACCGCTATGAGGGCATGTTGCTGGCCGCCAAGTATCTGGACATTCAGAAAGCCATCAGCGCCACCCACCAAAACCTGGTGGATGCGCGCAAACAAAAGGAATCCGCCCAGCAGCTCATCCATCAACTGGTGGCCGATATTCAGGTGACCCACGCCCAACTGCTGGATCTCTCCAGTCAGGTCAAAAAGAAGGGCGAAGATCAGCAAATCGCCCTAAAGAAGCAGATTGAAGGGCTCAAGGGCCACATCGCCCGCAAAGAGGACGCCATTAAGAACATTGAGGAAAAAACGGCAGACAACCAGCGGCGGGCCGAGCAAGCCCAGTCAGAAATCCAGCGCATGCAGGAGAAATCCAACGATCTGGATGAGGCCATCAAGGGTTTTAATTATCAATACAAGGAATTACAAGCCTTGTATAACGATGAGGCCAAAGAGGCCCAGAAGCTGGAGCAGCAATTCGATGCCCTCACCGGCTCTAGCAGTGAGTTGAGTGTGAAACGCAGCGGCATTCGCCAGCAATTGACGGAAGCGGAAGATGTGGTTTCCCGACTCAACCGGGACAAGCTGGATCTGGAAGCGGAAATCAAGCGCAACCAGTACGAAATGGATATTCGCTTGCGCAGCAATCAGGAAGGCGCTGACAAACTGGTGGTGTTAAACGGTCGTCACGCCAATCTCAGCCGGGATGTCAAAATTTTTGGAGATGAAAAAGAGGCCTTTGAAGCCCAACTAAACCAGTTACAACGAGACTATGGACAGGCCAAGGTCAATTTAAACCAGACCCAGGCCAAATATCATGAATTCCACCGGGAATACGTGCAACTGGAAGCCCGCCAGCGGGCCTTCGAGGAAGTTAACTTCACCCGGGCCGTGGACACGGTTCTAAAATCGGGCATGTCGGGCGTGCATGGCACCGTTGCCCAGCTGGGCGATGTGAATCAGGAATATGCTTTGGCCATGGAAATCGCCCTGGGTGGGCGGATTCAGAACATCGTGGTGGATGACGAGCAGGTGGCCAGCGAAGGCATCCGTCTGTTGCAAGAAAGCCGGGCCGGACGGGCCACCTTCTTGCCCCTGAGCAAAATCCAGAACTTCCGGGGGCTGCCCCCCTTGCCTCGGGACCCGGGGGTCATCGATTACGCCGTAAACCTGATTGAATTTGATCACCAGTACGAAGACGTCTTTAGCTACGCCTTAGGGGACACCCTGATTGTGGAAGACGCCCTGGCTGCCCGTAAGCTGCTGCGCAAATACCGCATGGTGACGCTGGATGGCAGCTTGATGGAAAAATCGGGGGCCATGACGGGCGGTTCGCAATCGAATCGGGGGCGCAGCGGTAACTACTTCGGTGGCAGCAACGTTGAGCAGGAATTGCAGACCCTGGCCAAGCGGCTGGAACGGGCCGAGATGGAGAAGGAAACCCACCAAAAGCAACTGACCCAGCTGGAACTCAAAATGGAAACGGTTAAAGCCGATTATACGGCCCTCATGCAGCAATACTCCCGGGCTTCCGCCGGGCTGGATGAGGTGAACGCCCAACTGGAAGAGATTCGTAAACTGCAAGAAAGCGCCGTGGACGTCAGTGATCTGAACGCTGAAATCGAACGGCTGACCAAGGAAATTCAGGCACTGGAAGCCAATCTGGCCCAGCGCCAAAGCACGGTACAAACGCTGCAAGGCGAGCTGGACGCCATTGAAAGCCAACTGCCCAGCGAGCAGATCGATGAGCTGCGGGAGCGCATGAAGGAAGTGAAATTCCAGATGGAATACTACGACTCCCAGATGCGCAACGCGCAAACCGACATTAAAAGCAAGGAAATGGAAAAAAACTTCCAGCAGGTGGGTATTCAGGACAGCAAGAAGCGCATTGAGGAATTCACCCAGCACAGCGCTACCATGGTCAAAGAAAAAGCCGCCGCCATTGAGGAAATTCAGCTAACCGTAAGGCAAATCAACGAGCTGGAAGCCCAGACCACCGAGCTGGATGAGGAACTCAAGAAGCTGCAGGACGAGCGGGATCAGGTGCAAGCCCTGTTGATTGAGCAGGAGAAGCAGAAAAACATTCAGGAGCGCAACGTGCAGCAACTGGATGAGCAAATGCTGGCTTTTCAGGCCCGTAAGCGAGAGCTGGAACCCCAGTTGCAACTGGTGCGCAACCAGCTCAAGCTGGCTGAAATTGACGCGGACACCATTCAGGCCGATCAATTGCCCTCCGGCGAGGAAGTCACCCAGAACATCGCCCGCCTGAGCAAGAAGATGGAGAGCATGGAGCCGGTCAATATGCTGGCCATTGAGGAATTTGATCGGGTCAATGGCCGCCGCAACGAACTGGCCGAAAAGATTGAAACGCTGAATCAGGAGCGGGAAACCATTCAGGTTAAAATCGCCAGCTATCATGAGCTGAAGCGGGTGTCCTTCATGAAGGCCTATGAAAGCGTGGACGCCAACTTCCGCAGCATTTTCGCCGAGCTGTCCGATGGCAGCGGGGAGTTGATGCTGACCAACCCGGATTCGCCGTTTGAAGGCGGCTTGACCATTCACGCCCAACCCCGTGGCAAAAAGATGCTTCGGATTGAGGGGCTGAGCGGCGGGGAAAAATCCCTGACTTCATTGGCCTTTGTGTTCGCCATCCAGCGCTATATGCCAGCCCCTTTCTATGCCCTGGACGAGGTGGATCAGAACCTGGACGGGATTAACGCCGAAAAACTGGCTCACATGGTCAACCGGGAAGCCCGTCGGGCCCAGTTTATTGTGGTTTCCTTGCGCAAACCCATGATTGAATGCTCCGAGCGAACCATCGGGGTCACCCAGCGTCAAAATGGCATAACCAAGGTCACCGGCATCAAGCACCGCCCCGACGAAGCACCCGCAAGCTCGGGAACTGAGGGAGATCAGGCCATTGCAGCCGCGTCCTGA
- a CDS encoding M16 family metallopeptidase, with amino-acid sequence MLKVEALPTEILKLSTGATLLHTPIETAPRLAISMFLPGGNLLDAVPGVSDMVDRLLLKGTTTRNQEQISIELDGLTLEVDTDTKRDYSAIHATLLEEDLDTSFELIADFFYNATFSEFEREKQKVAGEVMMDLDSPKSRASDQFIRKLFENTPYGIVSSVILDALPSLNSVADLKAHYQRVFTPQNLIVSVAGNISADKMAKALEKSFPSGAPNAPVVEDSVQARLRNLTLTQDELITFARDDSSQAHIFKGWLVPEAKHDDYAPLALMNTILGAAGLSSRLFLELRDKQGLAYNVRSTYEAYRHKGLFYLYIGTEPKNKDKCLKGFIEEVNKLADIPVSAEELADAKRNILGRRSVFLETAHQQANYIGANFTQGRSLEEIARVPEQIEAVTPADVQRVVRQYLLQPALVSLVGPSRIF; translated from the coding sequence ATGTTGAAGGTCGAGGCGCTCCCCACGGAAATTTTGAAGCTGTCCACCGGTGCTACGCTGTTACATACCCCCATTGAGACCGCCCCTCGATTGGCCATTTCCATGTTTTTGCCGGGTGGCAATTTGCTGGATGCCGTGCCCGGTGTGTCCGATATGGTGGATCGCCTGTTGCTGAAGGGCACCACTACCCGCAATCAGGAACAGATTTCCATTGAACTGGACGGACTGACCTTAGAGGTGGACACTGACACCAAGCGGGATTACAGCGCCATTCACGCCACTTTGCTGGAAGAGGATCTGGACACTTCTTTTGAGCTGATCGCCGACTTTTTTTATAACGCCACGTTTAGCGAATTCGAGCGGGAAAAGCAAAAGGTGGCGGGAGAAGTGATGATGGATCTGGACTCCCCAAAAAGCCGGGCATCCGATCAGTTTATTCGCAAACTATTTGAAAACACCCCGTACGGGATTGTGAGCAGTGTTATTCTGGATGCCCTGCCATCGCTTAATTCCGTGGCGGATCTGAAAGCCCATTATCAACGGGTGTTTACCCCCCAAAACTTAATCGTTTCGGTGGCCGGTAATATTTCGGCGGATAAAATGGCCAAGGCCCTGGAAAAATCTTTCCCCAGCGGGGCCCCAAACGCACCCGTGGTGGAGGATAGCGTACAGGCCCGGTTACGTAATTTGACTTTAACCCAGGATGAACTGATTACCTTTGCCCGGGATGATTCTTCCCAAGCGCATATTTTTAAAGGCTGGCTGGTGCCGGAAGCCAAGCATGACGACTACGCCCCGCTGGCCTTGATGAACACCATTTTAGGGGCCGCAGGCCTGAGTTCCCGGTTGTTTTTGGAACTGCGGGACAAGCAGGGACTGGCCTACAACGTGCGCAGTACCTATGAAGCGTATCGGCACAAAGGGTTGTTTTACCTGTACATTGGCACGGAGCCCAAGAACAAGGACAAGTGCCTGAAGGGCTTTATCGAGGAAGTGAACAAGCTGGCGGACATTCCGGTTTCCGCCGAGGAATTGGCCGATGCCAAGCGCAATATTTTAGGCCGTCGCTCCGTGTTTCTGGAGACAGCCCATCAGCAAGCCAATTACATTGGGGCCAATTTTACGCAAGGCCGCTCCCTGGAAGAGATCGCCCGGGTGCCGGAACAGATTGAAGCGGTGACCCCGGCGGATGTGCAGCGGGTGGTGCGGCAATATCTGTTGCAACCGGCTCTGGTTTCTTTGGTAGGCCCGTCCCGAATTTTTTAA
- a CDS encoding M16 family metallopeptidase, whose translation MMSMKEAKSLKIPHLSEEARMVTYDNGYTFVFVPKKGDVFNISTWVKTGSIHEDDQINGISHFLEHLMFKGTARFKPGEFDKAMESMGAVINAATWKDFTFYYVTGPKGKSDVAQLGQNFELALDLHSDMMLGSTIPDEEVGPQYDPFDPDYKGEKRERSVVIEEISMREDQPWTKIYNSVNHMMYDAGHPYQRDVIGTRQIIGNVPRETIYEYYRQWYSPSNMTTIVVGDFDFNTLEEKICRYFDFEKFKIAANGKGVTPRAEQFKAPTAQRYDEVKGEYQTSFFIMGFHAPDPKNLKETIALDVVSHVLGEGRSSRLTQALLEKPATPVYNYVSCGQSTFKLGNVFFIQGNFNFPDGQSDPKPVLKKLEAELEKLLTTEPITDAEFQRALKKLKVNFAETSETASGIAETIGEAITVVGSIESYLDYLTVLNQLDVDTVNAVARCYLTLDQAYTSVMVPGEGALKSEDDGEGEA comes from the coding sequence ATGATGAGCATGAAAGAGGCCAAGTCTTTAAAAATCCCACACCTGTCTGAAGAAGCGCGGATGGTGACCTATGACAATGGGTATACCTTTGTGTTTGTCCCCAAGAAGGGCGATGTGTTCAACATCAGCACTTGGGTGAAAACCGGCTCCATTCATGAGGACGATCAAATCAACGGGATTTCTCACTTTCTGGAACACCTGATGTTCAAGGGGACGGCGCGTTTTAAGCCCGGCGAGTTTGACAAGGCCATGGAGTCCATGGGCGCGGTTATTAATGCCGCTACCTGGAAAGATTTTACCTTCTATTACGTGACCGGCCCCAAGGGCAAGTCCGATGTGGCCCAGTTGGGTCAAAACTTTGAACTGGCCCTGGATTTGCATTCGGATATGATGTTGGGTTCTACCATCCCGGATGAGGAAGTGGGCCCGCAGTACGATCCCTTTGACCCTGACTATAAGGGTGAGAAACGGGAGCGCAGCGTGGTTATCGAAGAGATTTCCATGCGGGAAGATCAGCCCTGGACCAAAATTTATAATTCCGTGAACCATATGATGTACGATGCCGGACACCCTTATCAGCGGGATGTCATTGGTACTCGTCAGATCATTGGGAACGTGCCTCGAGAAACCATTTACGAGTACTACCGGCAGTGGTATTCGCCTTCCAACATGACCACCATTGTGGTGGGTGATTTTGATTTCAATACGCTGGAAGAAAAAATCTGCCGGTATTTCGACTTTGAAAAATTCAAAATCGCGGCCAACGGCAAGGGCGTTACCCCACGGGCCGAGCAGTTTAAAGCCCCCACCGCCCAACGTTACGATGAGGTGAAGGGCGAGTACCAGACTTCCTTCTTTATTATGGGTTTTCACGCTCCTGACCCTAAAAATCTGAAAGAGACCATTGCTCTGGATGTGGTCAGCCACGTACTGGGCGAAGGGCGCAGTTCCCGTCTAACCCAGGCTTTGCTGGAAAAACCGGCCACGCCCGTATACAACTACGTCAGTTGCGGGCAGTCCACTTTTAAGTTGGGGAACGTGTTTTTCATTCAGGGGAACTTCAATTTCCCGGATGGGCAAAGCGATCCCAAGCCGGTTTTAAAGAAACTGGAAGCCGAGCTGGAAAAATTACTGACCACGGAACCCATTACGGACGCGGAATTCCAGCGGGCTTTGAAAAAATTAAAGGTCAATTTCGCCGAAACCTCGGAAACCGCCTCAGGCATTGCCGAGACCATTGGGGAGGCCATCACCGTGGTGGGCTCCATTGAGTCCTATCTGGATTATTTGACCGTGTTGAACCAGTTGGATGTGGATACGGTGAACGCCGTGGCCCGTTGCTACCTGACTTTGGACCAGGCCTACACCTCGGTCATGGTGCCGGGGGAAGGCGCTTTGAAATCTGAAGATGACGGTGAAGGAGAGGCGTAA
- a CDS encoding phospholipase D-like domain-containing protein, whose amino-acid sequence MLNAIANKVPTTFRPVVLFAAKGANGNPQIEPASEPVTPSHKAFTVRHFMPPAKDVFHYAIPTAHGVKNDKTVVESLLGGEQIFGKIDQIIREAETGSGKQKPWLMLNLYELQNPEVYPERKCATGAPGAAIHHSLLDRIISLHREQKANVRILLDNSKQQPRVMERDPAKAFKDQAKTLMEPNHNDRTIERLRAFNVPFLTYPNEVALKNHVKLIILDNRKAIVGGMNWGNHSTMNHDGAVYIEGPDVRNIFHKVYKPDWTTSQGKSEDLPDIKPFHQGRVKVLQTTHHKADQGAKNDVLTEILKQIDKADSSIHAQLFVLTHKAVVDALIQKHRQLTQQGKEGVKLLVDEGLYKIFPNCRAGIQKLDDAGVPIRFFKENKATEEKLHAKWAVFDRKHLLIGSANWSSLGLDSKGAEPPVQPTGDYGALSEAEEDHGGSGKIPYKTNHEIATMIENAPNVAGTFASQADHDFSFRRGVVELSKPVSWNKADETKSWKNQPPRKPWSPKRQTEEAPPQEAGSSPKRKRLEVSA is encoded by the coding sequence GTGTTAAACGCTATTGCAAATAAAGTACCAACAACGTTCCGACCCGTGGTCCTGTTTGCGGCCAAGGGAGCAAACGGCAATCCGCAGATAGAACCGGCCAGCGAACCGGTCACCCCATCTCATAAAGCGTTCACCGTGCGGCACTTTATGCCACCGGCCAAGGACGTGTTTCATTACGCCATTCCAACCGCCCACGGCGTGAAAAATGACAAAACCGTGGTGGAAAGCCTATTGGGGGGCGAGCAGATTTTCGGCAAAATCGATCAAATCATACGAGAGGCGGAAACCGGCTCCGGCAAGCAAAAGCCCTGGCTGATGCTGAACCTGTATGAACTGCAAAATCCGGAAGTCTACCCGGAGCGCAAGTGCGCCACTGGCGCGCCCGGGGCGGCCATTCACCACAGCCTGCTGGATCGCATTATCAGTTTGCACCGGGAGCAAAAAGCCAATGTGCGCATTCTGCTGGACAACAGCAAGCAACAGCCCCGCGTGATGGAGCGGGATCCGGCCAAGGCGTTTAAGGATCAGGCCAAAACGCTGATGGAGCCGAATCACAACGATCGCACCATTGAGCGCCTGAGAGCCTTCAACGTGCCTTTTTTAACCTATCCCAACGAGGTCGCACTGAAAAATCACGTGAAGCTGATTATACTGGATAACCGCAAGGCCATTGTGGGCGGCATGAACTGGGGCAACCACTCCACCATGAATCACGACGGGGCCGTGTACATTGAAGGCCCCGATGTACGCAACATCTTCCACAAAGTCTATAAGCCGGACTGGACCACCTCTCAGGGAAAAAGTGAGGATTTGCCGGACATTAAACCCTTCCATCAAGGCCGTGTCAAAGTGCTGCAAACCACCCACCACAAAGCCGATCAAGGGGCTAAAAATGACGTATTGACTGAAATCCTGAAGCAGATCGACAAAGCGGACAGTAGCATCCACGCCCAACTGTTTGTCCTGACCCACAAAGCGGTGGTGGATGCCCTGATCCAGAAGCATCGCCAGCTGACCCAGCAAGGCAAGGAAGGTGTCAAACTGCTGGTGGATGAGGGGCTGTACAAAATTTTCCCCAACTGTCGGGCCGGTATCCAGAAGCTGGATGACGCCGGGGTTCCCATTCGCTTTTTCAAGGAGAATAAAGCCACTGAGGAAAAGTTGCACGCCAAATGGGCCGTGTTTGATCGCAAGCACCTGCTGATTGGCTCAGCCAACTGGTCCAGTCTAGGCCTGGACAGCAAGGGCGCTGAGCCCCCCGTGCAACCCACCGGCGACTACGGAGCCCTCAGCGAGGCCGAGGAAGACCATGGCGGCAGCGGCAAAATCCCCTACAAAACCAACCACGAAATTGCCACCATGATAGAAAACGCGCCCAACGTGGCTGGTACGTTTGCCAGTCAGGCCGATCATGATTTCTCATTCCGCCGTGGGGTGGTGGAATTGAGCAAACCCGTTTCCTGGAACAAGGCGGATGAAACCAAAAGCTGGAAAAATCAGCCGCCCCGCAAACCGTGGAGCCCCAAGCGCCAAACCGAAGAAGCGCCCCCACAGGAAGCAGGCAGCAGCCCCAAACGCAAGCGCCTGGAAGTTTCCGCTTAA